One window from the genome of Candidatus Tiamatella incendiivivens encodes:
- a CDS encoding DUF104 domain-containing protein → MPNVLKGEAVYRNGKLELREPINIEDGEEVEVIVLRKKGGIQTSTLYMETSKGDEKNIVQGICMVESIPSKIGSFELKDALASLTAPSTPILDPELNKLEFYRMLLDKLSKKDR, encoded by the coding sequence ATGCCTAATGTGTTGAAGGGAGAAGCTGTTTATAGGAATGGGAAGCTAGAGCTTAGGGAGCCTATTAACATTGAGGATGGCGAAGAGGTTGAGGTTATAGTTCTCCGTAAGAAGGGCGGCATCCAAACCAGTACCCTTTACATGGAGACTAGCAAGGGCGATGAAAAGAACATAGTGCAAGGAATATGCATGGTAGAAAGTATACCAAGCAAAATAGGATCCTTCGAGTTGAAGGATGCTCTCGCTAGTCTCACCGCTCCCTCTACGCCCATTCTTGACCCGGAGTTGAACAAGCTGGAGTTCTACAGGATGCTCCTAGATAAACTCAGCAAGAAAGACAGGTGA